One genomic segment of Streptomyces liangshanensis includes these proteins:
- a CDS encoding GlsB/YeaQ/YmgE family stress response membrane protein yields MGIIAWIIIGLLAGLIAKALVPGKDPGGLIVTMLVGVVGGLLGGWLGKVIFGVDSIDGFFDLSTWIAAIAGSIIVLLIYRAVTGRSRAHA; encoded by the coding sequence ATGGGCATCATCGCCTGGATCATCATCGGACTGCTCGCCGGCCTCATCGCCAAGGCCCTGGTGCCCGGCAAGGACCCGGGCGGCCTCATCGTCACCATGCTGGTCGGTGTGGTCGGCGGTCTCCTCGGCGGCTGGCTCGGCAAGGTGATCTTCGGCGTCGACTCCATCGACGGGTTCTTCGACCTGTCGACCTGGATCGCCGCGATCGCCGGCTCCATCATCGTGCTGCTGATCTACCGCGCCGTCACGGGCCGTAGCCGCGCCCACGCCTGA
- a CDS encoding sugar phosphate isomerase/epimerase family protein, giving the protein MGHISKSFDRRAFLRATAGTTVALAAATVTGVGATSAAAASGLSIPKDRIAIQLYSIRDKVSSLGFAVVLAELARIGYKEIEFAGYTQNTSILGRQITLQEIRRLLDDNGLRAVGSHVGIGNLRTNLQAELDAAQILGMPHVGTANAPSNSNTVAGYLAAAEEFNTWGAAATARGLKLYQHNHAGEFAFATDQPSVRLYDVFLRNTDPRHVYLELDVYWAFVGQHRWPGFEPAAYVRDQPYRYPLFHLKDGDANPSKADGYDIVEFGAGDLPYEKFVRDIGPRASHVGIWEQDTAPNTLPNPPGSLAAAERSFGAIKQLLNR; this is encoded by the coding sequence GTGGGCCACATCAGCAAGTCCTTCGACCGCAGAGCCTTCCTGCGCGCCACCGCAGGCACCACCGTGGCGCTCGCCGCCGCCACCGTCACCGGCGTGGGGGCGACCTCCGCCGCCGCGGCGAGCGGCCTGTCCATCCCCAAGGACCGCATCGCCATCCAGCTCTACAGCATCCGCGACAAGGTCTCCTCGCTCGGCTTCGCCGTCGTGCTGGCGGAGCTGGCCCGTATCGGCTACAAGGAGATCGAGTTCGCCGGGTACACCCAGAACACCTCCATCCTGGGCCGGCAGATCACCCTCCAGGAGATCCGCCGCCTGCTGGACGACAACGGGCTGCGGGCGGTGGGCAGTCACGTCGGCATCGGTAACCTGCGCACCAACCTCCAGGCGGAGCTGGACGCGGCGCAGATCCTCGGCATGCCGCACGTGGGGACCGCCAACGCGCCCTCGAACAGCAACACCGTCGCCGGCTATCTCGCGGCGGCCGAGGAGTTCAACACCTGGGGCGCGGCGGCCACGGCGCGCGGCCTCAAGCTCTACCAGCACAACCACGCCGGGGAGTTCGCGTTCGCGACGGACCAGCCGTCGGTCCGGCTGTACGACGTCTTCCTCAGGAACACCGACCCGCGGCACGTGTACCTGGAGCTGGACGTCTACTGGGCGTTCGTCGGGCAGCACCGCTGGCCCGGCTTCGAGCCGGCGGCGTACGTGCGGGACCAGCCGTACCGCTACCCGCTGTTCCACCTCAAGGACGGCGACGCCAACCCGTCGAAGGCGGACGGGTACGACATCGTCGAATTCGGCGCGGGAGACCTGCCGTACGAGAAGTTCGTCCGGGACATCGGGCCGCGGGCGAGCCATGTCGGGATCTGGGAGCAGGACACGGCCCCCAACACCCTGCCGAATCCGCCCGGTTCGCTCGCCGCGGCCGAGCGCAGCTTCGGGGCGATCAAGCAACTCCTCAACCGCTAG
- a CDS encoding PQQ-dependent sugar dehydrogenase, which produces MHRNLRRLIAGVLLTALPALGAVGLAPAAQAHPGHEHALDWANYEKVTLTKDTGEPIDLAVLPDSRVLHTARNGDLRLTDPGSGVTKVVNHIDVYQNSEMGLQTVTLDPDFATNKWVYLYYSPPLDTPTGSAPERLPAGQDDSYWDRWKGYDSLVRYKWTGDKLDPASAQEIIRVGHNRGQCCHVAGDVDFDADGNLYLATGGNTPASGPNVSGYTPINDAATYNPGLDERRGAGNTNDLRGKILRISVQEDGSYTIPDGNLFPVGTAKTRPEIFVMGLRNPYRMTVDKATGAVMWGDYGPDAGTASADRGPMGYVEWQTTTKAMNSGWPFCTGDNTRPYRDFDFATLTPGPAFDCAAPVNDSRWNTGLAQLPPAVPATLWYGDRDTDQPWPELTAFRGPGGPGGQAPMAGPVYHYDADNPSPGKFPAYWDGKAFFGEFSQDYVAALTVGGPDGPVTKLENVLPNSERAANGIPPWDNPMDMEFGPDGALYVLDYGDGFFRQNPDAGLYRIDYAEGNKAPTAVIKASPSSGQAPLTVAFDAGSSTDPEGGALTYQWDLDGDGTFDATGPRATRTYPANGQFQARLKVTDPQGKSGLSSRQITVGNTAPTVKITSPPDGGFFTWGDAVPYGVDINDPEDGTAIDCAKVAWTFGLGHNQHGHPVNSGTGCAGAVVTPADAGHGDTENVFGVLGIAYTDKGAGGVPAATGDAQVVLNPALMQGEHYDASQGITVTDDTTASGQRKVTSFDAGDWIAYDPVSFAGITGVQTRASGAGTLSLRWNAADAAPFATVSVPAGDGWRTVTTSLAGAPSGTGRLYVTSTGGVEVDSLTFQGAGVADKTPPRATATLNPAQPTGSNGWYTGNVTLNVAATGNGTVSSRQYSVNGGTTWLAANAAVTLSTEGITSIRYRATDSGGNVSEVGSLTVRIDRTGPSVTVTGLDADGTYGDSTRPAPVIAVTDPVSGGATATTTLDGSAVTSGQPLALWRLPLGGHDLTVTAKDAAGNTTVRTVRFTTRTSFGDLGTLIPRLRAEGLVTAQGEQRLTVRLDQARAHAQAGRTSQAAAVLDAFAVSARDTSLVSDAAARAALARDALAVKGGLGD; this is translated from the coding sequence GTGCACCGTAACCTGAGACGCCTGATAGCAGGGGTCCTCCTCACCGCGCTGCCCGCACTGGGCGCGGTGGGCCTGGCCCCCGCCGCGCAGGCGCACCCCGGCCACGAACACGCCCTGGACTGGGCGAACTACGAGAAGGTGACACTGACCAAGGACACCGGCGAGCCGATCGACCTCGCCGTGCTGCCCGACAGCAGGGTCCTGCACACCGCCCGCAACGGGGATCTGCGGCTGACCGACCCGGGCAGCGGTGTGACGAAGGTCGTCAATCACATCGACGTGTACCAGAACTCGGAGATGGGTCTCCAGACGGTGACCCTGGACCCGGACTTCGCCACCAACAAGTGGGTCTACCTCTACTACTCGCCCCCGCTCGACACGCCGACGGGTTCGGCGCCGGAACGGCTGCCGGCCGGGCAGGACGACTCGTACTGGGACCGGTGGAAGGGGTACGACAGCCTCGTCCGCTACAAGTGGACCGGGGACAAGCTGGATCCCGCGTCCGCCCAGGAGATCATCCGCGTCGGGCACAACCGCGGCCAGTGCTGCCATGTCGCCGGGGACGTGGACTTCGACGCCGACGGCAACCTCTACCTGGCGACCGGCGGCAACACCCCGGCGTCCGGCCCGAACGTCAGCGGCTACACGCCGATCAACGACGCGGCCACCTACAACCCGGGCCTCGACGAGCGGCGCGGCGCGGGCAACACCAACGACCTGCGGGGCAAGATCCTCCGTATCTCCGTCCAGGAGGACGGGAGTTACACGATCCCGGACGGGAACCTGTTCCCCGTGGGGACCGCGAAGACCCGTCCCGAGATCTTCGTGATGGGGCTGCGCAACCCCTACCGGATGACGGTCGACAAGGCGACGGGCGCCGTGATGTGGGGCGACTACGGGCCCGACGCGGGGACCGCCAGCGCGGATCGCGGGCCGATGGGTTACGTCGAGTGGCAGACCACCACCAAGGCGATGAACAGCGGCTGGCCGTTCTGCACGGGTGACAACACGCGCCCGTACCGGGACTTCGACTTCGCCACGCTGACCCCGGGGCCGGCCTTCGACTGCGCGGCGCCGGTGAACGACTCCCGGTGGAACACCGGTCTGGCCCAGCTGCCGCCCGCCGTCCCCGCCACCCTCTGGTACGGAGACCGGGACACCGACCAGCCGTGGCCGGAGCTGACCGCCTTCCGGGGCCCCGGTGGTCCCGGCGGCCAGGCGCCGATGGCGGGTCCCGTCTACCACTACGACGCCGACAACCCCTCCCCCGGCAAGTTCCCCGCGTACTGGGACGGCAAGGCGTTCTTCGGCGAGTTCTCCCAGGACTACGTGGCCGCCCTGACCGTCGGCGGGCCCGACGGGCCGGTGACCAAGCTGGAGAACGTCCTGCCGAACAGCGAGCGCGCGGCGAACGGCATCCCGCCGTGGGACAACCCGATGGACATGGAGTTCGGTCCCGACGGGGCGCTGTACGTGCTCGACTACGGCGACGGATTCTTCCGGCAGAACCCCGACGCGGGTCTGTACCGGATCGACTACGCCGAGGGCAACAAGGCCCCGACCGCCGTGATCAAGGCGTCCCCCTCGTCGGGCCAGGCCCCGCTGACGGTCGCCTTCGACGCGGGTTCGTCCACCGACCCGGAGGGCGGCGCGCTCACCTACCAGTGGGACCTGGACGGTGATGGCACCTTCGACGCCACCGGGCCGCGGGCCACCCGGACGTACCCCGCGAACGGACAGTTCCAGGCCCGGCTGAAGGTCACCGACCCGCAGGGCAAGTCGGGGCTGTCCAGCCGTCAGATCACCGTCGGCAACACGGCGCCGACGGTGAAGATCACCTCGCCGCCCGACGGCGGCTTCTTCACCTGGGGCGACGCCGTGCCGTACGGCGTCGACATCAACGACCCGGAGGACGGCACCGCGATCGACTGCGCGAAGGTCGCCTGGACCTTCGGTCTCGGGCACAACCAGCACGGTCACCCCGTCAACAGCGGGACGGGCTGCGCGGGCGCGGTCGTGACCCCGGCCGACGCCGGGCACGGTGACACCGAGAACGTGTTCGGCGTCCTCGGGATCGCGTACACGGACAAGGGCGCGGGCGGTGTCCCGGCCGCGACGGGTGACGCGCAGGTCGTCCTCAACCCGGCGCTCATGCAGGGCGAGCACTACGACGCCTCGCAGGGGATCACGGTCACCGACGACACCACCGCGTCGGGACAGCGCAAGGTGACGTCCTTCGACGCCGGGGACTGGATCGCGTACGACCCCGTCTCGTTCGCCGGCATCACCGGCGTGCAGACCCGCGCGTCCGGCGCGGGGACGCTGTCCCTGCGGTGGAACGCGGCGGACGCGGCGCCCTTCGCCACCGTGTCCGTGCCGGCCGGTGACGGCTGGCGGACCGTGACCACCTCCCTCGCGGGCGCCCCCTCGGGCACCGGGCGGCTGTACGTCACCTCGACCGGCGGGGTGGAGGTGGACTCGCTGACCTTCCAGGGCGCGGGCGTTGCCGACAAGACACCGCCGAGGGCGACCGCCACGCTCAACCCGGCCCAGCCCACCGGGAGCAACGGGTGGTACACCGGCAACGTCACCCTGAACGTCGCCGCCACCGGCAACGGGACGGTCAGCAGCCGGCAGTACTCGGTCAACGGGGGGACGACCTGGCTGGCGGCCAACGCGGCCGTCACCCTGTCCACCGAGGGCATCACGTCGATCCGCTACCGGGCGACCGACAGCGGCGGGAACGTCTCGGAGGTCGGCAGTCTCACCGTACGGATCGACCGCACCGGCCCCTCGGTGACGGTCACCGGCCTCGACGCGGACGGCACGTACGGCGACTCCACCCGGCCCGCCCCGGTGATCGCCGTCACCGACCCGGTGTCCGGCGGGGCCACCGCCACCACCACGCTCGACGGGTCGGCCGTCACCTCGGGGCAGCCCCTGGCGCTCTGGCGGCTGCCGCTCGGCGGGCACGACCTGACGGTCACCGCCAAGGACGCGGCGGGCAACACCACCGTACGGACCGTGCGTTTCACGACCCGCACGTCCTTCGGCGACCTGGGCACCCTGATCCCGCGGCTGCGGGCCGAGGGGCTCGTCACGGCGCAGGGCGAGCAGCGGCT